The DNA segment CATGCCCCTGTGGGTGTGTGCCCTGTGTGTCTGTGATACACTGTAACTGTTGATCTTTCTTTGGACAGAACACTTCTTTATACAGTAAAATTCGTAAtggaaattttcttcaaatttatttcaaaatgtattgaaCAAATCTTATCTGCCAGTTACTCTGCTAGCCAAAGAGGATACtaggtccaaaaaaaaaaaaattactgttctTTGTCACCTTACAATCTAAGGgggatgtgtgtttgtgtgtgtgtgtgtgtgtgtgtaataactTCTTGATTTATGTTTTCCCCCCAGATCTTGGAAGCATCTGAGGTTTAATGAGGACTTTCCAGCATTCCAGACTGCTGCCCTGCAATGAAGCTCTGAGTCACGGTCTTTGGGGCTAAGGTATTGGCAACAATGTGGAACCCCAGGACAGCCAACCTGACTAACCTTTGCTGTAACCAGGATCCCAAAAGGGGTCTGGCATGAAATCAGAGCATAGAGAAAGACTTGCTTGTTaatggaaacaggaaagaaaaaaagggtttCCAACAAATTGCAACAGACTTTCCACCATTCTAAAGAACCCACCTTCCTTATCGACCAAGCCGTTCTATCTAGTGACTCCCATTCCAGCCTTTTGCCAGAAACAGAGCATGTCAATCCtgctggaaaaataaagataggACCTCTGACAAGACCTGGAACAGTGATACTCTCAAAACGGTCCAGTAGGAGAATTATGTCAGAAAGTCCGCACAGCCCCCCTGTGATACCATCCCGCAGGCCTGGATTCCGGGTGTGCTATATCTGTGGCCGAGAATTTGGCTCCCAATCAATTGCCATTCATGAACCCCAGTGCTTGGAGAAGTGGCGTATTGAAAACAGCAAGTTGCCCAAACACCTGCGGAGGCCAGAACCCTCCAAACCACAGCCTCTCAGGGGCAGTGGGTCCTACAATCTTCAGGCCGTGAACGAAGCAGCGTTTCAAAGTTCCCAGGCTCAGCTGCTGCCCTGTGAATCCTGTGGCCGCACATTCTTGCCAGATCGTCGTCTTGTTCACCAGAGGAGCTGCAAGCCAAAGGATGAGGGGCCCAGAGCACCAAACCCCAACCGTTTTGATGATCCGACTGGTGCCAGGAAAGCTGCTGGTGGCATCCCAGCCCGACCAAAGACTCTCATCTGCTACATTTGTGGTAGGGAATTTGGCACTCTGTCCCTTCCTATTCATGAGCCCAAATGCCTAGAAAAGTGGCAAATAGAAAACGACCGGCTCCCCAGGGAGCTCCGCCGACCACTCCCACGGAAGCCTCAGCCCCTTCCAACTGGACAGTCCAACCAAGAGGAGCCAAGTCAAGCTCAGCTGGTGCCCTGTGAAAATTGCGGCCGGACCTTTGCCCCAGACCGCCTTCTGGTACACCAGAGAAGCTGTAGGGTTCAACCAAGTGCACCAAAAATTCAGAATTTGACCTTAGGGAGGAAAGGTGGCCTGAAAGAGTCCACAAATTCCAAGCAGCAAAGGAACATGGCAGTGCCCACTGTGACTGATAAGGTAACTCATGGCACGTGAGATGCATTGAGTGGACCTGGGGGTATATTCTGCctccaggggagggagagaaaacgaTCCCCAGGATGCCCCACTCctaggatgtttttttttttaattttttttaacatttatttatttttgagacagagagagacagagcatgaacaggggaggggcagagagagagggagacacagaatccgaaacaggctccaggctctgagtggtcagcacagagcccgacgcggggctggaactcacagactgtgagatcatgacctgagccgaagtcggacgctcaaccgaccgagccacccaggcgcctccgtGACTTATTTCTGCCTCCGTGCAGCCTGTCCGACCCCAGGGGCTGTATCTCTGATGGCCAAGTAGATGCGAGAACATCCCCACCTGGTGGGGTTATAGTCCTTTTCCACTCTGCctaaagaaagagagatggatgTCTTTCTTCCCTGATTCCTCATCCCAAGAATCCTTGGGAGAGACTGTTATTTGAAAATGAGTCATTAATGCTGTGTCTACATTGCAGAGATATAATCCCCATTCCAACAGCCCATATTTATGACCGGTTTATTTTAGTCATCTACCTTAGGAATTCATTTTTGGCAATGCGGGGTTATGCTGAGTTTATCTTGCTAAAATAGAATCTGTGTCAAAAGCCCCAAATGACTTTAGCAACAATTAAACACTGGAGCACTTGCAGAAATAGACGTGCTCTTCAAATACAGCATGTTTTTCTTTGAACACTTACACGATTGTAATATGTAGGAGATTAACTCCAGGGGAGTCTCCAAAGCAACGAGGTGTGGGTTCATGGTTCTGGGAAGGGCTTAGCTCCCATTGATGCTCTGTACGCTGTATTTGGGTTGGATATGAGACTCTGCTCCCCACTTGGGCAACTGGGAATAAGCATGAGCCCATGGGCCCCCAACCTCTATGGTGAAGTATTGTTTACCTGAAGTGTCAGTGTCAGCCGGAATTGGGGAAGAATGTGTGTGGCCCCCCACACAGCATGGTCCATGTGCTGCCCTTAAGCCCAGGAGTGGGTATACTGTTCTGTGTCATACCTTGCAGAATCTCAAATCATGAGAAATAGGAAGTGGTCAAAATTTTTTCTCCATGGCTTGGTACTAAAGCACCCCACCTCtgcaaggattctttttttttttctttttcaagtaggctccacacccagatttggactagaactcatgaccctgagatcaaaagtcacattctttactgactgaaccagccaggtgcccctgcagggaCTCTTTAAATGGACtgtttggggaaactgaggttacCCAAGCTATCGTAAAGGATTCAACCAGAAagattggggggcgggggagtggaGAAGGCagcctttatttttaatgcaacttttcttgcttactttttttttattgcattatatTGGCAAACTTCTAGTACTTTTCCATAActttcatgtttaaaatgaaattattagaaACTTACTGGTTTACAAGTTTCCAAGACAATGATTCTAAAGCCAAAGGGTCAGACTAAGAGATGCCGAGCAAGTTTTCCAGTGAACATTGAAGAAAGAAAGGCTAGTTTCTGTGCTGAAATCAAAACCCAAGCTCTTTAAGTGTGGCATGGGCTGCAGGCTGGTCTCATAAACATGATCTGTTTTTCCCATCTTCTAGCTGTTGCTTTTCTTCCAGAACGTGTGGGGTCTGGATTCAGAGAACACAAGAATCTGTGTTTCAGGGCCACAACTCAGAAAGTCCATGAGCTCTCTGATTTGCAGCCCTGTTTCCTGATTGTATGCATTTGCTTCCTGTGGTCTCAGTACAGATCTCAAGATAGGGAAGAGTGTGGTCAGGAATCCTGTGCTTGTTGTAACACATACTCTGTGCCAACAGGCTGAGCACAGCGTGTTCTCAGTCAGTCACGACTGCTAAACGAGGCTGGCCTGGGCCCACGGCTTCACAGGAAGACACCTCCTGACTCACCCAGTCATCTGGAGGGGAGATGTCAGAAGGAGAGGTCAGCGATGGCCCTCGGTGACTCGTGCATTTAGATCAAAGTAGGGGGAGTCCGTCAGAACAAGGGCATCTGGAGGATGTGGCTCTGTCACAGCGTAACCCACCCGGCTCCCGGACCTGAGAAGGCACGTGTCAGTGAAAAACTGGCACTCATTGCTATCAGATGTGTGCTGGCCCATTCGGGGACCACACAGGCATTAGTGGAGGGCATGGGGAGGTCATCCAACATAGGGTCCCTTTAGCTGCCAGACTTAAAGCAAGCTTGCattaattaaaatggagaaaatgggtAGGCTTCAGAGAGGTGTAAGATCTCTTGGAGCATTGGACTTTACTTCTTCCCTAGAAGAGATATTTGCCATTCCACAGTGCTTTCAACAGGAAACCTCTCCCGGGtagtgtggttttctttttgggTTACGATTTGATCCTGTTCtattgctgtttttctttctctgtgtcatttaaaatttagataGTACAGCTTCCTTGTATCATTTAAAGTTGAGATGTTATGGGACATAATCCATTTCCCATAAAGATCACTGCTTTGTGCACTGTTCGATTTCAGGATTTCATCGGCCTGTGACAGCCGACTTTTGGCTACGACATGACACAGGCCCGTTCTTTTCACAATTCAGATGtgtgtttctcttcttctcttgtcAGTCAAAGCCGTTTTCCTCTAGAATCCTTGAGCCGACTTCAGATCAGAATCCGAGATCTTGCCTGAGGCTCtcagggggctcaatctcatagtGAATTCAGGTGAGGAAAAATCTTTTCAGAACCTTGATcgtagtgctgggaaaaccatTCGTTCCAGTTGGGCAACAGTGACCGTTTCTCTGGCAGAGTGAATTACCCTGTGCTCGGAATGTTCCTTCAACATAGACTGGCTCAGTTCTCTTATGACACAGGGGTTCCTGTTACCCTTCAATCAAATCTAAACGCAAATAAAGGCCGCTGAGATGAGTTCCTCTCCAAGACTTCCATGGGCAGTTTGCTTTAGCTCCGCCTCGCCCACGAAACCACAGTATGGGCTGGAATTGTCCATTGTCTCTTCCAGAAGACAGGCCTGAATTTACCCTTTCTGATCTCACAGGCAAGCTGGGAAGGAGACTAAGCAGGatgtaagagaaataaaaccCTGATGgggatttttatttcaaaggtgGAACTGACCTGGGGTTGCTGCATCCACAGTTTACGTGGTACCGTGAGCAGGatcacactttctttctttcctccaaaaaCAGGGGAAAGCCTGCATGAACAGTATCTACTTTAGCAGGACTTTCAAAGTGGTGAGAAGCCTGGATGAAATTTGGATGCATAAGATGGAAACAGATAGATTATCGGTTTGAATGTTAGTATTGGCATTTAATCTACTGAATTTTAGTCTATTTAGTAAGTCTATTGTCTCTCCTAGCAAGCACTTTCCTAAGCGATGCTGAGGGGTACAGTAATAGAGCTCATTGTTGATCCTTACTttcatatgaatgaataaattttaatgcttgcatttaatatttggaaaaaatgttgCCCTTTTCTAGAAGCTGATAGTATTTTGTTCTTCAACTGCAGGCCTTTTCTGGCTAATGGGAACACAGATCGGCAGTTTATTAAATGTAACTGCAAACCAAAATGAAGCCTTTGTCTCATTACCTTTTATTAGGTAGATAATGCTTGGagttattttcttagaattttgcTCATAGGATGTGAAAATCCTGTACCATATTACAAAGTAGGCATGTTTTTCTTTAGGAAATCATCTATTTCTATAAATCATTCTCTCTGTAGTGTTAAGCTACCTTTGGCATCAGAGATGCTTAGATTTGAGCTAAAAATCCCATCAGACCCATCTCTAGCATCTGGTGCTGCCATctggtgttttcttttaaagtacaGTGTCTATGCtgtgaaaaatattattctttttgtgtTACCTCCACATATATTTGAGAAAGTGCCCTTAGAATACAAACCCCAGTTATTGAGCGCTACAATTATATATGTGATTTAAATATCATAAGTACTGTTCCATGACTAACTATCCCATTCTCTAAAGGCAAGACTGTCAGTGGGAATGTCATAATCAGAAAGACTCAGAAGGGCAGGACACATGTTCTCAAAGGAGTGTGCacatttgtatcttttgggtTTGGAGTTTATAAGAAGGCatggaagaaaggaaaccaaCTTTTTATTGAGTACTTTGATGATCAGTACTATATATTCATGATCGGAGCTTAATATTCCACAATATAACCATAAGACAGATACTATTTTCTGACTTCTATCTGGGGAGACTGAAGTTAAACAACCTGACCAAAGTTACACAGTGGGTTTGGTAGTGGGTGTCAGATCCAGATCTAATTACGAAGACCCTATCTTTTCAAGTCTAAGAGGCGTGGAATGTGTGGGATACAACTTGGGTGTGGCTACCGTGCCAGGCTAGGACTGCTGAGTAAGACAAACTGGACAGAAGTgtgttcattcagcaaatatatatTGTTAGGCATTGGACTAAGTATTAAATATCTAGTCATAAAAAAGACACAGTTCTTGATCTCATGGAGTTTTTATTCTTACAGAGGAAGtaataggaaataaatataaatatacagctGCCAATTGTGATATACCAGTGAATAATGACCGGAGGTGGACATTCAGAATCTCGGTTAGAGAAAACCTCAGGGAGGAAGCGACATTTCAGCTGAGACATGACCTGTAAGAAAGAATTGGCCAGGAGGAAAGATGTGAGGAGAAGGGAGTAATAAGAGGAGGAGACATTCTGGCCGAACATAGTGTGGTCAGAGCTCAATGAGGGCGGTGACAGGCACATAAGATGAGGCTGTAGAAACACCATAGTCCCTGCAGCTATCCAGGAGACATGGGTCATCAGTTGTGCGGCTCTTGCAGGGATCCAGCTGAGAGCAGATGAAAACTTGGCCAAGGCATTTGGTAGCAAAGACATAGATAAGGTATATGCACAGAATTTGTTGGTAGTTGGGATGTGGAGGTCTGAGGAGGGGTCAAGCATGGCTCCCAAACTTCTAGCTTGGGCAAGTGCTCTGGTGCCATTTTCTAAGATGGGAAGACTTGAGACAGGGTAGACTCTTGGAAGTTAAGACCAATGGTTCCTTTCTGGACACGGCAAATTCAAAGTGCTTGTGACATATCTAAGTGGGTAAGTCAGGCTGAATATAGAAGTCAGGATCTCAAAAGAGAAGGTTGGACTGGGatatatatttgtgcatttttaatgtatatttaaggTCATAGGAATGAACAGAGAGTT comes from the Prionailurus bengalensis isolate Pbe53 chromosome A1, Fcat_Pben_1.1_paternal_pri, whole genome shotgun sequence genome and includes:
- the LOC122486695 gene encoding zinc finger protein 474 isoform X3, producing METGKKKRVSNKLQQTFHHSKEPTFLIDQAVLSSDSHSSLLPETEHVNPAGKIKIGPLTRPGTVILSKRSSRRIMSESPHSPPVIPSRRPGFRVCYICGREFGSQSIAIHEPQCLEKWRIENSKLPKHLRRPEPSKPQPLRGSGSYNLQAVNEAAFQSSQAQLLPCESCGRTFLPDRRLVHQRSCKPKDEGPRAPNPNRFDDPTGARKAAGGIPARPKTLICYICGREFGTLSLPIHEPKCLEKWQIENDRLPRELRRPLPRKPQPLPTGQSNQEEPSQAQLVPCENCGRTFAPDRLLVHQRSCRVQPSAPKIQNLTLGRKGGLKESTNSKQQRNMAVPTVTDKPAMIRRPPTIICYICGREYGTKSIAIHEPQCLKKWHNENNLLPKELRRSEPKKPEVRTITDYTSLRRLDCSLKDASFHQPKVSMISMP
- the LOC122486695 gene encoding zinc finger protein 474 isoform X2 is translated as METGKKKRVSNKLQQTFHHSKEPTFLIDQAVLSSDSHSSLLPETEHVNPAGKIKIGPLTRPGTVILSKRSSRRIMSESPHSPPVIPSRRPGFRVCYICGREFGSQSIAIHEPQCLEKWRIENSKLPKHLRRPEPSKPQPLRGSGSYNLQAVNEAAFQSSQAQLLPCESCGRTFLPDRRLVHQRSCKPKDEGPRAPNPNRFDDPTGARKAAGGIPARPKTLICYICGREFGTLSLPIHEPKCLEKWQIENDRLPRELRRPLPRKPQPLPTGQSNQEEPSQAQLVPCENCGRTFAPDRLLVHQRSCRVQPSAPKIQNLTLGRKGGLKESTNSKQQRNMAVPTVTDKPAMIRRPPTIICYICGREYGTKSIAIHEPQCLKKWHNENNLLPKELRRSEPKKPEVRTITAKGFYDLDALNEAAWTSALSQLVPCNICGRTFLPDRLIVHQRS
- the LOC122486695 gene encoding zinc finger protein 474 isoform X1, translated to METGKKKRVSNKLQQTFHHSKEPTFLIDQAVLSSDSHSSLLPETEHVNPAGKIKIGPLTRPGTVILSKRSSRRIMSESPHSPPVIPSRRPGFRVCYICGREFGSQSIAIHEPQCLEKWRIENSKLPKHLRRPEPSKPQPLRGSGSYNLQAVNEAAFQSSQAQLLPCESCGRTFLPDRRLVHQRSCKPKDEGPRAPNPNRFDDPTGARKAAGGIPARPKTLICYICGREFGTLSLPIHEPKCLEKWQIENDRLPRELRRPLPRKPQPLPTGQSNQEEPSQAQLVPCENCGRTFAPDRLLVHQRSCRVQPSAPKIQNLTLGRKGGLKESTNSKQQRNMAVPTVTDKPAMIRRPPTIICYICGREYGTKSIAIHEPQCLKKWHNENNLLPKELRRSEPKKPEVRTITAKGFYDLDALNEAAWTSALSQLVPCNICGRTFLPDRLIVHQRSCKPKVAK